A single window of Patescibacteria group bacterium DNA harbors:
- a CDS encoding PilT/PilU family type 4a pilus ATPase: MNIDDLFRATVKKNASDLHLIVGQYPIMRVNGILCPVKGSKILTPSTIKELVFDIITEKQRDKFLKNLELDVSYEISNLARFRVNLYFEKGNIGLAARVIPSIIPTMKNLMMPDVAYDLIRRDHGLILVTGPTGCGKSTTLASMIEFINNERSARIITLEDPIEFVFLSKKSLVSQRQLHTDMLTFESALTHVLRQDPNIIVVGEMRNLETIASAITLAETGHLVLATLHTHNAYQTIDRVIDIFPASQQNQIRLQLSMSLAGIISQKLINGIKDGRIASREVLVNIPSIGNLVRENKITQIKTVIQTNAEQGMFTMDQNLMELYKKGHISLETVQANILDQDMIGKKKK; this comes from the coding sequence ATGAACATTGACGATTTGTTTAGAGCCACTGTTAAAAAAAATGCTTCTGATTTGCATCTTATTGTCGGTCAGTATCCAATCATGAGGGTTAATGGAATTTTGTGTCCCGTGAAAGGCTCTAAAATATTAACGCCAAGCACTATCAAAGAATTAGTTTTTGACATTATCACGGAAAAGCAAAGGGATAAATTTTTAAAAAATTTAGAATTGGATGTGTCTTATGAAATCAGCAATTTAGCTCGTTTTAGAGTTAACTTGTATTTTGAAAAAGGAAATATTGGCTTGGCTGCCAGAGTTATTCCTAGTATTATTCCTACAATGAAAAATTTAATGATGCCTGATGTTGCTTATGATTTAATAAGAAGAGACCATGGATTAATTTTAGTTACTGGTCCTACTGGTTGCGGGAAATCAACAACATTGGCGTCTATGATTGAGTTTATTAATAATGAAAGATCAGCGCGAATTATTACATTAGAGGATCCGATAGAATTTGTTTTTCTTTCTAAGAAAAGTTTAGTCTCCCAAAGGCAGCTTCATACTGATATGTTAACTTTTGAATCCGCCTTAACTCATGTCTTAAGGCAGGATCCTAATATTATTGTAGTTGGAGAAATGAGAAATTTAGAAACAATAGCTTCAGCCATTACTTTGGCTGAAACAGGGCATTTGGTTTTGGCAACTCTTCATACGCATAACGCGTATCAAACTATTGACAGGGTTATTGACATATTTCCCGCTAGCCAGCAAAATCAAATCAGACTTCAGCTGTCTATGAGTTTAGCGGGCATTATCTCTCAAAAATTGATTAATGGGATTAAAGACGGCAGAATAGCCTCAAGAGAGGTTTTAGTTAATATTCCGTCCATTGGAAATTTAGTTAGAGAAAATAAAATAACTCAAATAAAGACTGTTATACAGACAAACGCTGAACAAGGAATGTTTACTATGGATCAAAATTTAATGGAATTATATAAAAAAGGGCATATTTCGTTAGAAACAGTGCAGGCAAATATATTAGATCAAGATATGATCGGCAAGAAGAAGAAATAA
- the ftsZ gene encoding cell division protein FtsZ: MAEIKPDIETFAKIKVIGVGGGGGSAINRMINAKIKGVDFLAVNTDIQALYASNAPIKLHIGKTITRGLGAGMDPEIGRKAAEESQNEIRDILKGADMVFITCGLGGGTGSGASPVIAEIARDLGALTIGIVTKPFSFEGVKRAEVAEEALSDLSDKVDTIISIPNDKILEIIDKKTSLLNAFLVSDNVLHQGVHGIAEIITGAGLINVDFADVKTIMEGAGSSLMGVGESKGENRAVEAAKMAIENPLLDLSIDGARGILFTVSGGSSLTMNEVNEAAKIITQSADSEAKIIFGAIIDENLKDSVRITVVATGFNEFCVKEFKDKTIQKVSDNFKINKVKINVKKEDKEGEEYNNQNIKHKNNIFVEKKQEKLTEEDVVEEKDELDIPAFIRKKMK, translated from the coding sequence ATGGCTGAAATAAAACCAGACATTGAAACATTCGCAAAAATTAAAGTTATTGGCGTTGGTGGCGGAGGCGGCTCTGCTATAAACAGAATGATTAACGCCAAAATTAAAGGCGTGGATTTTTTAGCTGTTAATACAGATATCCAAGCTCTTTACGCTTCTAACGCGCCTATTAAATTACATATAGGCAAAACAATCACTCGCGGTTTGGGCGCCGGCATGGATCCTGAAATAGGGAGAAAAGCCGCGGAAGAAAGTCAGAATGAAATCAGGGACATTTTAAAAGGAGCTGATATGGTTTTCATAACATGCGGATTAGGCGGTGGAACAGGAAGTGGGGCGTCTCCTGTTATAGCGGAAATTGCGCGCGACTTGGGCGCTCTTACTATCGGAATTGTGACAAAACCTTTTTCTTTTGAAGGTGTTAAAAGAGCCGAGGTTGCCGAAGAAGCATTGTCGGATTTATCTGACAAAGTAGATACTATTATTTCTATTCCTAATGATAAAATTTTGGAAATTATTGATAAGAAGACATCTTTATTAAACGCGTTTTTAGTGTCAGACAATGTTTTGCATCAAGGCGTTCATGGAATAGCTGAAATTATCACAGGCGCTGGATTAATTAATGTTGATTTTGCCGATGTTAAAACTATTATGGAAGGAGCAGGGTCTTCGCTTATGGGAGTTGGCGAGTCAAAGGGGGAAAACAGGGCAGTTGAAGCGGCTAAAATGGCAATTGAAAATCCTTTGCTTGATTTATCAATAGATGGCGCGCGAGGCATTCTTTTTACGGTTTCTGGGGGCAGTAGCTTGACTATGAACGAAGTAAATGAAGCCGCTAAAATAATTACGCAGTCAGCTGACTCAGAAGCTAAAATTATTTTTGGCGCGATTATTGACGAAAATTTGAAAGACTCCGTAAGAATAACAGTTGTGGCTACTGGGTTTAACGAATTTTGCGTAAAAGAATTTAAAGACAAAACAATTCAAAAGGTTAGTGATAATTTTAAAATAAACAAAGTAAAAATTAATGTTAAAAAAGAAGATAAAGAAGGCGAAGAGTATAATAATCAAAACATTAAACATAAAAATAATATTTTTGTTGAAAAAAAACAGGAAAAATTAACGGAAGAAGATGTTGTTGAAGAAAAAGACGAATTAGACATACCTGCTTTTATTCGCAAGAAAATGAAATAG
- the ftsA gene encoding cell division protein FtsA, with translation MRNNQLISGLDIGSDKTRLVVAQIETGSDGYKKVNVISLSEVDTEGFTKGNVSNVEYLVSTISSVLEKAEITVGLPIENVCVGIAGDHIISKMNKGVVAISKANNEIGEDDIERAVEIVRSVAIPPNYENLHIIPVIFNVDNQIGIKNPIGMTGVRLEVEVQAISGLSTRINNFTRAIHRTSLEMDSLVFSILSTSEAVLNKKQKELGVLLLDIGHTITKGAIFEDEEAIYTFNIPIGSSHITADLAIGLRSSIETAEIVKKKNGTLDLASIRRTEQVDLSKYENSDKPLTAVARQRNSFSKKYINEIIEARVDEIFSYVVKELKKSGRFGKLPAGVVLTGGGSKLPYLVEYAKDKLALPVSLGYPTGFASSADKIYDLNYATVCGLIMWGVIDSEARKGKGIKINFNFFNIIGKIKKMLKILMP, from the coding sequence ATGAGGAATAATCAACTTATTTCAGGTCTTGATATAGGATCTGACAAAACTCGTTTAGTAGTTGCTCAAATTGAAACAGGGTCAGATGGTTATAAAAAAGTAAATGTTATAAGTTTGAGTGAAGTGGATACTGAAGGCTTTACAAAGGGAAATGTCTCTAATGTGGAATATTTAGTTTCCACAATTTCTTCCGTGTTGGAAAAAGCCGAAATTACGGTTGGTTTGCCAATAGAAAACGTTTGCGTTGGAATAGCAGGAGATCATATTATTTCAAAAATGAACAAGGGCGTTGTTGCTATTTCCAAAGCAAACAATGAAATTGGCGAAGATGATATTGAGCGCGCCGTAGAAATCGTAAGATCTGTGGCAATCCCTCCAAATTATGAAAATCTTCATATTATTCCAGTGATTTTTAATGTTGATAATCAAATTGGAATTAAAAATCCTATCGGAATGACAGGCGTTAGATTAGAAGTTGAAGTGCAAGCAATTAGCGGGCTTTCAACTCGCATTAATAATTTTACGCGCGCTATTCATAGAACAAGCTTGGAAATGGATTCACTTGTTTTTTCTATTTTGTCAACATCCGAGGCTGTTTTAAATAAAAAACAAAAAGAGCTTGGAGTTTTATTACTTGATATTGGACATACAATTACTAAGGGCGCTATCTTTGAAGACGAAGAAGCAATTTATACATTTAATATTCCTATTGGTTCTTCGCATATTACGGCAGATTTGGCAATAGGATTAAGATCTTCTATTGAAACAGCTGAGATCGTAAAAAAGAAAAATGGAACTTTAGATTTAGCTTCTATCAGAAGGACAGAACAGGTTGATTTGTCTAAATATGAAAATAGCGACAAGCCGCTTACGGCTGTCGCGCGGCAAAGAAATTCTTTTAGTAAAAAATATATTAATGAAATAATAGAAGCGCGGGTTGATGAAATTTTTTCTTATGTTGTAAAGGAATTGAAAAAATCAGGGAGATTTGGAAAGCTTCCGGCAGGGGTTGTTTTAACTGGAGGCGGGTCAAAGTTGCCATATTTAGTAGAATATGCTAAAGATAAATTAGCGCTTCCTGTTTCATTAGGATATCCAACAGGTTTTGCAAGCAGCGCTGATAAAATTTATGATTTGAATTATGCTACTGTTTGCGGGCTTATTATGTGGGGTGTTATAGATTCCGAAGCGCGTAAAGGTAAGGGGATTAAAATTAATTTTAATTTTTTTAATATAATCGGCAAAATTAAAAAAATGTTAAAGATTTTAATGCCATGA
- the rplT gene encoding 50S ribosomal protein L20 has protein sequence MPRIKRGTTHTQKRKKVLSKTKGFKWGRKNLIKLAKTAVTKAGAHSYNDRKKKKRDFRKLWQIKINAGVRKQGLNYSTFIKQLKNNKIEIDRKILADLAENNQEIFNKIVEKVK, from the coding sequence ATGCCAAGAATAAAAAGAGGAACAACACATACTCAAAAAAGAAAAAAAGTTTTAAGCAAAACTAAAGGTTTTAAATGGGGAAGAAAAAATCTGATTAAGCTCGCGAAAACAGCTGTTACAAAAGCTGGAGCCCATTCTTATAATGACCGCAAAAAAAAGAAAAGGGATTTTCGCAAACTTTGGCAAATCAAAATAAATGCCGGAGTTAGAAAACAAGGACTAAATTATTCAACTTTCATCAAACAGCTGAAAAATAATAAGATTGAAATTGACAGAAAAATTTTAGCTGATCTAGCTGAAAACAATCAAGAAATTTTTAATAAAATTGTTGAAAAAGTAAAATAA
- a CDS encoding 50S ribosomal protein L35 — MKIKTHKASSKRFKITKKGKIIKRSAGQDHFNSKESGKTTTKKRRDKKINNKKNHKTIKKLIN, encoded by the coding sequence ATGAAAATAAAAACTCACAAGGCAAGCAGTAAACGCTTTAAAATAACTAAAAAAGGGAAAATTATAAAACGCTCTGCCGGGCAAGATCATTTTAATTCAAAAGAATCAGGCAAAACAACAACAAAAAAACGAAGGGATAAAAAAATAAATAATAAAAAGAATCATAAAACAATCAAAAAATTAATTAACTAA
- the infC gene encoding translation initiation factor IF-3, whose protein sequence is MRYSRRKSKRHQPKKIFYRTNEQITSPQVKLIDENNNFLGIVDTFEAIKMAKEKELSLIEISPKEDPPTAKIMDYGKLQYQKQKQAKKQNARQKKSETKGVKLSLRIGKHDINFRKEQTKKFLSGNNKVKIELNLRGREKQHKEIAINIIKDFIKKIEEENPDQILIMEEPIKYKGNGFSTIINYKQ, encoded by the coding sequence ATGCGTTATTCAAGAAGAAAATCTAAACGACATCAACCAAAAAAAATATTTTATAGAACCAATGAGCAAATTACTAGTCCACAAGTAAAACTTATTGATGAAAATAATAATTTTTTAGGAATTGTAGATACTTTTGAAGCAATAAAAATGGCAAAAGAAAAAGAGTTGTCTTTAATAGAAATCTCTCCAAAAGAAGATCCTCCTACGGCAAAAATAATGGATTATGGAAAATTGCAATATCAAAAACAAAAACAAGCAAAAAAACAAAACGCGAGACAAAAAAAATCAGAAACAAAAGGCGTAAAACTTTCTTTAAGAATAGGAAAACATGACATAAATTTCAGAAAAGAGCAGACAAAAAAATTTTTAAGCGGCAATAATAAAGTTAAAATAGAATTAAACCTAAGAGGAAGAGAAAAACAACACAAAGAAATCGCGATAAATATAATTAAAGATTTTATAAAAAAGATAGAAGAAGAAAATCCAGATCAAATTTTAATTATGGAAGAGCCTATTAAATATAAAGGAAATGGATTTTCAACAATAATAAATTATAAACAGTAA